The following proteins are encoded in a genomic region of Candidatus Methylacidiphilales bacterium:
- a CDS encoding M13 family metallopeptidase, translating to MIQPTPATLFLLTALATPAFASGLKPQQPAPAPSPAVCLAPDMDASIRPGIDFYHYANGSWLKKTPIPDNKSRWGSFDELREENWKILKKILEESAAARSAASGSIEQKTGDFFASAMNTVQIEKVGIEPLKPFFARINAIQDRDGLVREIVRLHSYYISPLFSFGVDTDEKDSDHMTFYLGQGGLGLPSREYYLEDSHAKIRSAYLEHMRNMFKLLGEAGPDAARHAQTVLALETDLAKVSRTRVQLRDPLANYNKMPLADAVKLAPSFPWKDYLDYAGLGRYREVILGQPEFFKAISQYLVQRPLEDWKIYLRWHLIMECAPYLNSTFEQEHFHFYATVLGGTKEMEPRWQRAARQTDEYLGEALGQLYVARYFSPDAKQRALDLVTNIQNTFRSRLEHAGWMSARTRSKALQKFAVFRVKIGYPDKWIDYSKLTIDRGPYIENVLRARQFDFQRRLAKVGGPVDKTEWQMTPSTVNAYFNATGNEIVFPAGILQPPFFDPRADEAVNYGGIGAVIAHEITHGYDDQGRLYDAKGNLNVWWTLQDAKNFKARSQRLVEQFNKYEALPGIFVNGQFCLGENIADLGGVTVSYEALQRSLAGKPRPPLIEGFTPEQRFFLSWAKVWRVNSRPEALKQQILVDPHAPGQFRTIGAPTNLEDFFQAFGIKQGDPLWRPPAERCKIW from the coding sequence GTGATTCAACCAACCCCAGCCACCTTGTTCCTTCTGACCGCACTGGCAACGCCTGCCTTCGCCTCAGGACTCAAACCCCAGCAACCCGCCCCCGCTCCCTCACCAGCCGTTTGTCTGGCTCCCGACATGGATGCTTCCATCAGACCGGGGATCGATTTTTACCACTATGCCAACGGGAGCTGGTTGAAAAAAACTCCCATACCGGATAACAAATCGCGCTGGGGAAGTTTTGACGAACTAAGGGAAGAGAATTGGAAAATTTTAAAAAAAATCCTGGAGGAAAGCGCCGCTGCCAGATCCGCAGCCTCCGGTTCCATCGAGCAAAAGACGGGGGATTTTTTCGCCTCGGCCATGAACACCGTCCAAATCGAGAAAGTCGGCATTGAGCCTCTGAAACCGTTTTTCGCCCGCATTAATGCCATCCAGGACCGCGACGGACTTGTCCGCGAAATCGTCCGCCTGCACTCTTATTATATCAGTCCCCTGTTTTCTTTCGGTGTGGACACTGATGAAAAAGACAGCGACCACATGACGTTCTACCTTGGCCAGGGCGGACTCGGATTGCCCAGCCGGGAATATTACCTGGAAGATTCCCATGCCAAAATCCGCAGCGCTTATCTCGAGCATATGCGGAACATGTTCAAACTGCTCGGCGAAGCTGGGCCCGATGCCGCGCGCCACGCCCAAACCGTGCTTGCCCTGGAAACAGACCTGGCCAAGGTCTCACGCACACGGGTGCAGTTGCGTGACCCTTTGGCCAATTACAACAAAATGCCGCTGGCGGATGCCGTCAAACTGGCCCCCTCCTTCCCCTGGAAAGACTATCTTGATTACGCCGGCCTGGGCCGATACCGGGAGGTGATTTTGGGGCAACCGGAATTTTTCAAGGCCATCAGCCAATACCTTGTGCAACGCCCGCTCGAGGATTGGAAGATTTATTTGCGCTGGCACCTGATCATGGAATGCGCTCCCTATCTCAATTCAACCTTCGAACAGGAACATTTTCATTTCTATGCCACCGTCCTGGGGGGCACCAAGGAAATGGAACCGCGCTGGCAACGCGCGGCCCGGCAAACCGATGAATATCTCGGCGAGGCCCTCGGCCAGCTCTATGTGGCGCGCTATTTTTCGCCCGACGCCAAACAACGCGCCCTGGATCTGGTGACTAACATCCAGAATACATTCCGCTCCCGCCTGGAGCATGCCGGCTGGATGTCGGCCCGGACCCGCTCGAAAGCCCTGCAAAAATTCGCCGTGTTCCGCGTGAAAATCGGTTACCCCGACAAATGGATCGACTACTCCAAATTGACAATCGACCGCGGCCCTTACATCGAAAATGTCCTGCGCGCGCGCCAGTTCGACTTCCAACGCCGTCTGGCCAAGGTCGGCGGGCCGGTGGACAAAACGGAATGGCAAATGACTCCCTCCACCGTCAACGCCTACTTCAACGCGACGGGCAACGAGATCGTTTTCCCCGCAGGCATCCTGCAACCGCCCTTTTTTGATCCGCGGGCGGATGAGGCCGTCAACTACGGCGGCATCGGCGCCGTCATCGCGCATGAAATCACGCACGGCTATGACGATCAGGGCCGCCTCTACGACGCCAAAGGCAACCTGAACGTATGGTGGACCCTGCAGGATGCGAAAAATTTCAAGGCCAGAAGCCAGCGACTCGTGGAACAATTCAACAAATACGAAGCCCTGCCCGGGATTTTTGTGAACGGCCAATTCTGCCTGGGCGAAAACATCGCCGACTTGGGCGGAGTGACGGTGTCCTACGAAGCCCTGCAACGATCCCTTGCAGGCAAGCCACGCCCTCCATTGATCGAAGGCTTCACGCCCGAACAACGCTTCTTCCTGTCCTGGGCAAAAGTCTGGCGGGTCAACAGCCGGCCGGAAGCCTTGAAGCAGCAAATTCTGGTGGACCCGCATGCCCCGGGCCAATTCCGTACCATCGGCGCCCCGACGAACCTGGAGGATTTTTTCCAGGCCTTCGGCATCAAGCAAGGAGACCCGCTCTGGCGCCCTCCTGCGGAACGCTGCAAAATCTGGTGA